From Thermoleophilia bacterium, the proteins below share one genomic window:
- a CDS encoding serine hydroxymethyltransferase, whose product MRVARSYPTRRSAVLSFFDPESQLAQDITQVDPVVAGLLRRELERQADTLEMIASENFTSMAILQAVGSVLTNKYAEGLPHKRYYGGCEVVDEVEDLAIARATELFGCDHVNVQAHSGSTANEAAYSVLVEPGDRVMGMALAHGGHLTHGLKVNFSGRMYDFHGYGVSPDTCRLDMDQVRRQAQEVKPKLIVAGASAYPRTLDFPAFREIADEVGARLMVDMAHIAGLVAAGVHPSPVGIAHVVTSTMHKTLGGPRAGFIMCDEEFGTAIDRAVFPGLQGGPLMHVIAGKAVAFGQCLTPEFRERQQRTVDNCQAMAEVLMKSGVELVTGGTDNHLVLVDLSRTPLTGKDGEERLERAGITVNKNGVPFDERPPTVTSGVRIGTAALTTRGMGPDDLREVGAIIAAALVPGATDADLDGLRLRSRAMGDRFPLYPELILRSAVGAA is encoded by the coding sequence ATGCGCGTCGCCCGTTCGTACCCGACCCGCCGGAGTGCCGTGTTGAGTTTTTTCGATCCCGAGAGCCAGTTGGCCCAGGACATCACCCAGGTCGATCCGGTCGTTGCCGGGCTTCTGCGACGGGAACTCGAGCGTCAGGCCGACACGCTCGAAATGATTGCGAGCGAGAACTTCACCAGCATGGCGATCCTGCAGGCCGTGGGGTCGGTGCTCACCAACAAGTACGCCGAGGGCCTTCCGCACAAGCGGTACTACGGCGGCTGTGAGGTGGTGGACGAGGTCGAGGACCTCGCGATCGCCCGGGCCACCGAACTCTTCGGCTGCGATCACGTCAACGTGCAGGCGCACTCCGGGTCCACCGCCAACGAGGCCGCCTACAGCGTGCTCGTTGAACCGGGCGACCGCGTCATGGGGATGGCGCTTGCCCACGGCGGTCATCTGACGCACGGGCTCAAGGTCAACTTCTCCGGCCGCATGTATGACTTCCACGGCTACGGCGTGAGCCCCGACACCTGCCGGCTCGACATGGATCAGGTGCGCAGGCAGGCGCAGGAGGTCAAGCCGAAACTCATCGTGGCCGGTGCCAGTGCCTACCCGCGAACTCTCGACTTCCCCGCGTTCCGTGAGATCGCCGACGAGGTGGGCGCCCGCCTCATGGTGGACATGGCCCACATCGCCGGCCTCGTGGCCGCTGGGGTGCACCCGAGCCCGGTGGGAATCGCCCACGTGGTCACCTCGACCATGCACAAGACGCTGGGAGGCCCCCGTGCAGGATTCATCATGTGCGATGAGGAGTTCGGGACCGCCATCGACCGCGCCGTGTTCCCGGGCCTGCAGGGCGGTCCCCTCATGCACGTCATCGCGGGCAAGGCCGTGGCCTTCGGACAGTGCCTCACCCCGGAGTTCCGCGAGCGTCAACAGCGCACGGTCGACAACTGCCAGGCGATGGCCGAGGTCCTCATGAAGAGTGGTGTGGAGCTTGTGACCGGGGGCACCGACAACCATCTCGTGCTGGTGGACCTCTCCCGCACGCCGCTCACCGGGAAGGACGGCGAGGAGCGCCTTGAGCGCGCGGGGATCACGGTCAACAAGAACGGCGTGCCCTTCGACGAGCGCCCACCCACTGTCACTTCGGGCGTACGCATCGGCACCGCCGCGCTCACGACGCGGGGAATGGGTCCGGACGATCTCCGCGAGGTGGGCGCGATCATCGCCGCGGCCCTCGTGCCCGGGGCCACCGATGCCGATCTCGATGGCCTGCGACTGCGTAGCCGTGCGATGGGCGACCGGTTCCCGCTCTATCCGGAACTCATCCTGCGGTCCGCGGTTGGCGCCGCCTGA
- a CDS encoding peptide chain release factor 1, translated as MSTGGVERLVDQIDRARADLASALSDPAVASDRERYTDLTRRYAGLEEAAGLSARWRDAAGRASEAREMLADGDDDDVRALLKEAEAEVAEIEPRLRQAMVEPDPNDGRDVIVELRAGAGGEEAALFARDLLDVYRRYADVRGFAVELLDVSAADAGGLKEATFAVKGAGAFSVFKHEGGVHRVQRVPATESQGRIHTSTATVAVLPEAEEVDVRIEQADLKIDVYRSSGPGGQSVNTTDSAVRITHVPTGIVVSMQDEKSQLQNKERAMRVLRARLLERAQAMQQAELRSTRQAHVGSGDRSEKIRTYNFPQNRVTDHRIGLTISLKEQVLQGQLTALTEALQAEERRVLLEHQEAELAAGTSG; from the coding sequence ATGAGCACGGGCGGAGTCGAACGGCTCGTGGATCAGATCGATCGCGCACGCGCCGATCTTGCGTCCGCGCTGTCCGATCCCGCGGTGGCATCGGATCGGGAGCGGTACACCGATCTCACCCGCCGCTACGCGGGCCTCGAGGAGGCGGCCGGTCTCTCCGCGCGCTGGCGCGATGCGGCCGGTCGGGCATCCGAGGCGCGCGAGATGCTCGCCGATGGTGACGACGATGACGTCCGGGCCTTGCTCAAGGAGGCCGAGGCCGAGGTGGCGGAGATTGAGCCCCGTCTTCGTCAGGCCATGGTGGAGCCCGACCCCAACGACGGGCGCGACGTCATCGTGGAACTCCGTGCCGGAGCGGGTGGGGAGGAGGCGGCGCTCTTTGCGCGGGATCTGCTCGATGTCTACCGTCGGTACGCCGACGTGCGTGGGTTCGCGGTGGAACTTCTGGACGTGAGTGCCGCCGATGCCGGTGGGCTCAAAGAGGCCACCTTCGCGGTCAAGGGCGCCGGGGCGTTCAGCGTGTTCAAGCACGAGGGGGGCGTCCACCGCGTGCAGCGGGTTCCCGCCACCGAGAGCCAGGGCCGCATCCACACCTCCACAGCCACCGTCGCAGTGCTGCCCGAGGCCGAGGAGGTGGACGTGCGGATCGAGCAGGCCGATCTGAAGATCGACGTCTACCGATCGAGCGGCCCGGGTGGGCAGAGCGTCAATACCACCGATTCCGCCGTGCGGATTACACACGTCCCCACGGGCATCGTCGTGTCGATGCAGGACGAAAAGAGCCAGCTCCAGAACAAGGAACGTGCGATGCGGGTACTGCGCGCGCGCCTGCTCGAGAGGGCGCAGGCCATGCAGCAGGCCGAACTCCGGAGCACCCGCCAGGCCCATGTGGGCAGCGGCGACCGCTCGGAGAAGATCCGCACCTACAACTTTCCTCAGAACCGGGTAACCGACCATCGCATCGGCCTCACGATCTCGCTCAAGGAGCAGGTGCTCCAGGGGCAGCTCACGGCCCTCACTGAGGCCCTCCAGGCGGAGGAGCGGCGGGTTCTCTTAGAGCACCAAGAAGCCGAACTCGCGGCGGGGACGTCGGGCTGA
- a CDS encoding SDR family NAD(P)-dependent oxidoreductase — MPISMACDCVAVRWATGSRSIRNSSCGPRLAPPDAVTDRVPRGWAVVTGASAGIGAEIAIRLARRGHPLVIVARRGDRLAALAEQIRRNHGVEVRGVAADLAREQGRAAVRGVLDQLHTPIEVAVLNAGIGTQGRFVDLDREGENREVRVNCLAVVDLAAHVLPGMVANGRGDLVVMSSAAASQAIPFMSTYAATKAFEMRFVRGLHEELRGTGVRALAICPGPVATMFHRLGWGRDLPRLMPTESAGSTAARVIRVLDRRRANPVVPSGPIAPFTMWLAGVLPEGVVAWGAGVFHRPRK, encoded by the coding sequence ATGCCGATCTCGATGGCCTGCGACTGCGTAGCCGTGCGATGGGCGACCGGTTCCCGCTCTATCCGGAACTCATCCTGCGGTCCGCGGTTGGCGCCGCCTGACGCCGTGACCGACCGGGTCCCACGTGGGTGGGCCGTGGTCACCGGTGCCTCCGCGGGCATCGGTGCCGAGATCGCGATCCGGCTCGCTCGGCGCGGGCATCCGCTGGTCATCGTGGCGCGCCGGGGAGATCGTCTGGCGGCGCTTGCCGAGCAGATACGCCGGAATCACGGGGTGGAGGTGCGTGGGGTAGCCGCCGATCTCGCGCGTGAGCAGGGCCGCGCAGCCGTGCGCGGCGTGCTCGACCAGTTGCACACACCCATCGAGGTCGCCGTACTCAATGCGGGGATCGGTACGCAGGGGCGTTTCGTTGATCTCGACCGGGAGGGGGAGAACCGTGAGGTGCGCGTGAACTGCCTCGCGGTTGTGGATCTCGCGGCGCATGTTCTGCCCGGCATGGTGGCCAATGGCCGCGGCGACTTGGTGGTGATGTCGTCGGCCGCGGCGTCTCAAGCGATCCCGTTCATGTCCACCTACGCTGCCACCAAGGCCTTCGAGATGCGTTTCGTGCGCGGCCTGCACGAGGAGTTGCGGGGCACAGGCGTGCGCGCGCTCGCCATCTGCCCCGGCCCGGTGGCCACGATGTTTCATCGTTTGGGGTGGGGCCGGGACCTCCCACGTCTCATGCCCACCGAGTCGGCCGGCAGCACGGCAGCACGCGTCATCCGGGTGCTCGATCGCCGCCGCGCAAATCCGGTGGTGCCGAGTGGCCCGATCGCGCCGTTCACCATGTGGCTCGCGGGCGTGCTCCCGGAGGGCGTCGTCGCGTGGGGCGCCGGGGTGTTCCACCGTCCGCGCAAGTAA
- a CDS encoding F0F1 ATP synthase subunit alpha, producing the protein MKLRPDEITKVLRAQIEQYEGVAEADEVGTVLQVGDGIARVHGLPSALALEMLELPHGVSGLALNLEEDNIGVVLLGADVLIKEGDPVRRTGKVISVPVGEALLGRVVDPLGIPLDGRGPIAATETRPVEFKAPGVVQRQPVTEPLQTGIKAIDALIPIGRGQRELIIGDRQTGKTTIAIDTIINQRGQDVKCFYVAIGQKASTVARVVERLREAGAMEYTTVVVASASASAPLKYLAPYSGAAMAEYFLYNGQHALCVYDDLSKQADAYRQMSLLLRRPPGREAFPGDVFYLHSRLLERACKLSDELGGGSLTALPIIETQAGDVAAYIPTNVISITDGQIFLESKLFYSGVRPAVNVGISVSRVGGNAQIKAMRKVAGRLKIELSQYRDLEAFAQFGSELDAATQQTLARGARLVASLNQPAFQPWPVEEQVAIIFAASRGYLDRVAPGDVSRVNDEIRAALRQENAILTEIRETMDLPDPLQGTLGRFLEAQMTRLVGAPAGAAA; encoded by the coding sequence ATGAAGCTCCGCCCCGATGAGATCACCAAGGTCCTCCGCGCCCAGATCGAGCAGTACGAGGGTGTTGCCGAGGCCGACGAGGTCGGGACCGTGCTCCAGGTGGGTGACGGTATCGCCCGCGTACACGGCCTCCCGTCCGCGCTGGCGCTCGAGATGCTCGAACTGCCCCACGGCGTATCCGGCCTCGCCCTGAACCTCGAGGAGGACAACATCGGCGTCGTGCTCCTCGGCGCCGATGTCCTCATCAAGGAGGGTGACCCGGTTCGCCGCACCGGCAAGGTCATCTCCGTCCCGGTGGGCGAGGCCCTCCTCGGGCGCGTGGTGGACCCGCTCGGTATCCCGCTTGACGGTCGCGGCCCCATCGCCGCAACCGAGACGCGCCCGGTCGAGTTCAAGGCCCCCGGTGTCGTCCAGCGGCAGCCGGTCACTGAGCCGCTGCAGACCGGCATCAAGGCGATCGACGCACTCATCCCCATCGGTCGTGGTCAGCGCGAGTTGATCATCGGTGACCGCCAGACTGGCAAGACGACGATCGCGATCGACACGATCATCAACCAGCGCGGCCAGGACGTGAAGTGTTTCTACGTTGCCATCGGCCAAAAGGCATCCACGGTGGCCCGCGTCGTGGAGCGGCTCCGCGAAGCCGGTGCCATGGAGTACACGACCGTGGTCGTGGCGTCGGCGTCCGCCAGCGCCCCGCTCAAGTATCTGGCTCCGTACTCCGGTGCCGCAATGGCCGAGTACTTCCTCTACAACGGCCAGCACGCGCTCTGCGTCTACGACGACCTGTCCAAGCAGGCCGACGCCTACCGTCAGATGTCGTTGCTGCTTCGGCGCCCCCCGGGCCGCGAGGCGTTCCCCGGCGACGTGTTCTACCTGCACTCCCGTCTTCTTGAGCGGGCCTGCAAGTTGTCCGATGAACTCGGTGGCGGGTCGCTCACGGCGCTGCCGATCATCGAGACGCAGGCAGGGGACGTGGCGGCGTACATCCCGACCAACGTCATCTCGATCACCGACGGCCAGATCTTCCTCGAGTCCAAACTGTTCTACTCGGGTGTCCGGCCGGCCGTGAACGTGGGTATCTCCGTATCGCGCGTGGGCGGCAACGCCCAGATCAAAGCCATGCGCAAGGTTGCCGGTCGTCTCAAGATCGAACTGTCGCAGTACCGCGACCTCGAGGCGTTTGCCCAGTTCGGCTCCGAGCTCGACGCCGCTACCCAGCAGACGCTGGCCCGCGGTGCACGCCTAGTGGCATCTCTCAACCAGCCCGCGTTCCAGCCATGGCCAGTCGAGGAGCAGGTGGCAATCATCTTCGCCGCCAGCCGCGGCTACCTCGATCGCGTCGCCCCGGGCGACGTGTCCCGCGTGAACGACGAGATCCGTGCCGCGCTCCGCCAGGAGAACGCGATCCTGACCGAGATCCGCGAGACGATGGACCTCCCGGATCCCCTCCAGGGCACGCTCGGCCGCTTCCTTGAGGCCCAGATGACCCGCCTCGTGGGCGCACCCGCCGGGGCCGCCGCCTAG
- a CDS encoding 50S ribosomal protein L31, protein MKSEIHPEYVVAAVSCTCGNAFTTRSTTPEIRVEICSQCHPFYTGKQKIVDSGGRIERFNRKREQAK, encoded by the coding sequence ATGAAGAGCGAGATCCACCCCGAGTACGTCGTCGCCGCGGTGTCCTGCACCTGTGGGAACGCGTTCACCACCCGTTCGACCACGCCCGAAATCCGCGTTGAGATTTGCTCCCAGTGCCACCCGTTCTATACCGGGAAGCAGAAGATCGTCGACTCCGGTGGTCGCATCGAGCGCTTCAATCGCAAGCGCGAGCAGGCCAAGTAG
- a CDS encoding electron transfer flavoprotein subunit alpha/FixB family protein, producing MAGILVVAEIQGGRYRRVSLEVLSKARELKDSIGGPLVALVAGSAVAGSAGDLGAYGAETVFVAEHEALGNGLAAPHVDVIARLHAENDFAVILIGATSLGRDTAAALAARLGAGLNTDSTDLLTSGSALHAVRPAFGGQNLVTSEWVGGPQIALVRSNSFEASESGGTAAVIVITPDLSAASLAARVTARAPTAAGTISLEEASIIVSGGRGLGAPENFAVVEALGASLGAAVGASRAAVDAGWYPHPKQVGQTGKTVSPNLYIACGISGAVQHKVGMQTSDVIVAINKDEDAPIFQFADFGVVGDLFDVVPALTELVKQRKG from the coding sequence ATGGCAGGCATCCTCGTCGTCGCCGAGATTCAGGGCGGCCGTTACCGTCGCGTTTCCCTCGAGGTCCTCTCGAAGGCACGCGAACTGAAGGACTCCATCGGCGGGCCGCTCGTCGCGCTCGTGGCGGGATCCGCGGTTGCCGGCTCCGCCGGTGACCTCGGCGCATATGGCGCCGAGACGGTCTTCGTTGCCGAGCACGAGGCGCTCGGCAACGGGCTCGCCGCACCGCACGTCGACGTCATCGCCAGGTTGCACGCGGAGAACGACTTCGCCGTCATCCTTATCGGCGCCACCAGCCTCGGTCGTGACACCGCTGCGGCGCTGGCCGCCCGGCTCGGCGCCGGGCTCAACACCGACTCCACCGACCTCCTGACCAGTGGGAGTGCCCTTCACGCGGTACGTCCCGCGTTCGGGGGCCAAAACCTCGTCACGTCCGAGTGGGTCGGCGGCCCGCAGATCGCCCTCGTACGGTCCAACTCATTCGAGGCGTCCGAGTCGGGCGGCACGGCCGCGGTCATCGTGATCACGCCCGATCTCTCCGCCGCGTCGCTTGCGGCACGGGTCACGGCCCGTGCGCCGACGGCAGCGGGAACGATCAGCCTCGAGGAGGCCAGCATCATCGTCTCCGGTGGTCGTGGGCTGGGTGCTCCCGAGAACTTTGCCGTCGTCGAAGCCCTCGGCGCGTCGCTGGGTGCTGCGGTCGGTGCTTCGCGCGCTGCGGTGGATGCCGGTTGGTACCCGCACCCCAAGCAGGTGGGCCAGACCGGTAAGACCGTGTCGCCCAACCTCTACATCGCGTGTGGGATCTCCGGCGCGGTGCAGCACAAGGTGGGCATGCAGACGTCCGACGTGATTGTCGCGATCAACAAGGACGAGGACGCCCCGATCTTCCAGTTCGCCGACTTCGGCGTGGTTGGCGACCTCTTCGATGTCGTTCCCGCGCTCACGGAGCTGGTCAAGCAGCGCAAGGGCTAA
- the atpE gene encoding ATP synthase F0 subunit C, with amino-acid sequence MVAASKALTLGLATGLGAIGPGIGVGYIFGKTIESVARQPELRGDLLSITFLGLALTEAITFYALLMGFVAFFLV; translated from the coding sequence ATCGTTGCAGCATCAAAGGCTCTGACCCTCGGTCTCGCGACCGGTCTGGGCGCAATCGGCCCGGGTATCGGGGTGGGGTACATCTTCGGAAAGACCATCGAGTCCGTGGCCCGTCAGCCCGAGCTCCGTGGTGATCTTCTCTCAATCACCTTCCTCGGCCTCGCCCTGACCGAGGCGATCACGTTCTACGCCCTGCTCATGGGCTTCGTCGCCTTCTTCCTGGTCTAA
- the atpF gene encoding ATP synthase F0 subunit B: protein MGPLSGVEPVGANPLLELSPGLMIWTVVVFLITLAILKKFVFGPVGEMIEKRRTAISTSIDEAESSRDEAVKLLGEYKVKLADARREADDLRDGGRREGERQKQEIVTQAQEQRERIVTDTQAQINAQAQAAVAGIRDDVVGLALSAAEKVTKQSLSDADHRKLVEDALADADLSGLQKA, encoded by the coding sequence ATGGGTCCACTCTCAGGCGTCGAGCCCGTCGGGGCGAACCCGCTCCTCGAGTTGAGTCCGGGTCTCATGATCTGGACCGTCGTCGTCTTCCTCATCACGCTCGCCATTCTCAAGAAGTTCGTCTTCGGCCCCGTCGGCGAGATGATCGAGAAGCGGCGTACCGCGATTTCCACATCCATCGACGAGGCGGAGTCGAGTCGTGATGAGGCCGTGAAACTTCTCGGCGAATACAAGGTGAAGCTTGCCGATGCCCGTCGTGAGGCCGACGATCTGCGTGACGGTGGTCGTCGGGAAGGCGAACGCCAGAAGCAGGAGATCGTTACTCAGGCTCAGGAGCAGCGGGAGCGCATCGTTACCGACACCCAGGCGCAGATCAACGCCCAGGCCCAGGCGGCGGTGGCCGGAATTCGCGACGACGTGGTGGGGCTTGCGCTCAGCGCCGCGGAAAAGGTCACCAAGCAGTCTCTGTCCGATGCCGACCACCGCAAGTTGGTGGAGGACGCACTCGCGGACGCCGATCTCAGCGGGCTGCAGAAGGCCTGA
- a CDS encoding undecaprenyl/decaprenyl-phosphate alpha-N-acetylglucosaminyl 1-phosphate transferase — MTTTLIPILAAIAAAVVVLILTPLSIRFAVRVGAVDQPAARRIHERPIPRLGGIAIVLGFLLPALWFLPVDSAARGLIAGGVLVAVLGVVDDILGLQPGVKFLGQIACAAVPVVAGLTIDHLTLPLMGAFDLGVAQYAVTIVWFVAIVNIINFTDGMDGLAAGVVGIGATTFAIIAASLGRADSAILAAALAGACVAFLRVNFNPARTFMGDGGSMFLGFMLAGIAISGVMKSAAAVAIVLPLVVLAIPILDTAFVILKRIKHGTPVYSADTSHFHHRFLAIGWSQRRTVLSIYAWCGLMAFLALAMRFVPYTDGHGNWDAGWTVVLAAVGAVGIAGAVYLVYVLEILKWKREPVVQIVRRRRAPSGDEVPPTTR, encoded by the coding sequence ATGACGACGACGCTGATTCCCATCCTCGCGGCGATTGCGGCGGCCGTGGTCGTGCTCATCCTCACCCCGCTCTCGATACGCTTCGCCGTCCGTGTGGGCGCGGTGGACCAGCCCGCGGCCCGACGTATCCATGAGCGCCCCATCCCGCGTCTGGGCGGGATCGCGATCGTGCTGGGGTTTCTGCTCCCCGCGCTCTGGTTCCTACCGGTCGACTCGGCGGCACGCGGGCTCATCGCGGGTGGCGTACTGGTGGCGGTACTTGGTGTCGTGGACGACATCCTCGGTCTGCAGCCGGGCGTCAAGTTCCTCGGGCAGATCGCATGCGCGGCGGTCCCGGTAGTGGCGGGACTCACCATCGACCATCTCACCCTGCCGTTGATGGGGGCGTTCGATCTGGGCGTAGCCCAGTACGCGGTCACCATCGTCTGGTTCGTCGCCATCGTAAACATCATCAACTTCACCGACGGCATGGATGGGCTGGCCGCCGGGGTGGTCGGCATCGGCGCCACGACCTTCGCCATTATTGCCGCCTCTCTCGGGCGTGCCGACTCCGCCATCCTCGCGGCGGCGCTCGCCGGTGCCTGCGTCGCGTTCCTCCGCGTCAACTTCAACCCGGCCCGCACGTTCATGGGGGACGGTGGGTCCATGTTCCTCGGATTCATGCTTGCGGGCATCGCCATCAGCGGCGTCATGAAGAGCGCGGCGGCCGTGGCCATCGTGCTGCCACTCGTGGTGTTGGCGATCCCGATCCTCGATACCGCGTTCGTCATCCTCAAGCGCATCAAGCACGGCACGCCCGTCTACTCCGCCGACACGAGCCACTTCCATCATCGGTTCCTAGCCATCGGCTGGAGTCAGCGCCGAACGGTGCTCTCCATCTATGCCTGGTGCGGGCTCATGGCTTTCCTCGCTCTCGCCATGCGCTTCGTGCCGTACACCGACGGTCATGGAAACTGGGATGCCGGGTGGACCGTTGTGCTGGCGGCCGTGGGTGCTGTGGGCATCGCGGGCGCGGTGTATCTGGTGTACGTGCTCGAAATCCTTAAGTGGAAGCGCGAGCCAGTGGTGCAGATCGTTCGCCGCCGCCGCGCGCCGTCCGGTGATGAGGTGCCGCCCACGACGCGGTAG
- the atpH gene encoding ATP synthase F1 subunit delta yields MSVAATYAEALYQAAEAQGAVTQVRTELSEFAAAMVPGSELRSVLTSPEIDTAGKKAAVSDLMDDAHPVSIGLVQVLLDRGRMGEITDVVAAYGRRVDTAEGRVVVTAVTAIALTPELREQIREKVRVQTGRDAEIVETVDPSIIGGLMLRVGDVVVDASLRTRLSEMRRSLETAPIDFSIAIQA; encoded by the coding sequence ATGAGTGTCGCCGCGACATATGCTGAGGCCCTGTACCAGGCCGCCGAGGCCCAAGGTGCCGTCACCCAGGTGCGTACGGAACTCTCCGAGTTCGCCGCCGCCATGGTCCCGGGATCCGAACTGCGGTCAGTTCTCACCAGTCCCGAGATCGACACAGCGGGCAAGAAAGCGGCCGTCTCCGACCTCATGGACGATGCTCATCCGGTGTCCATCGGGCTCGTTCAGGTGCTCTTGGATCGCGGTCGTATGGGTGAGATCACCGATGTCGTCGCGGCCTACGGCCGCAGGGTGGACACCGCCGAGGGTCGTGTGGTCGTCACCGCGGTCACCGCGATCGCGCTCACTCCCGAGTTGCGGGAGCAGATCCGCGAGAAGGTCCGGGTGCAGACCGGCCGCGACGCGGAGATCGTGGAGACGGTCGATCCGTCAATCATCGGCGGCCTTATGCTCCGCGTGGGCGATGTCGTCGTCGATGCATCGCTCCGTACCCGTCTGTCGGAGATGCGTCGCTCTCTCGAGACGGCCCCCATTGATTTCTCAATCGCCATTCAGGCCTGA
- the prmC gene encoding peptide chain release factor N(5)-glutamine methyltransferase has product MSDRSTAPLSVADVLRRSADWLGGRGSDTPRLDAEILIGHALGIDRIALYTDGDRPLTPDELAACRSLVARRGEMEPVAHIIGRRAFGRLDLEVTLDVLVPRADTEIIVDVVVEVAPDGARIADWGTGSGAIALSVADLRPDVHVIGLERSPAALAVARRNLAANPSLVDRVDLLQSDGMDAVAGEVFDVVVSNPPYLVPADLDRHPPLRFEPEQALVAGPTGTEIHIRVIREAVAHLAPGGWIVLEIGVGQGDAVTTLLTTAGFSNIRTRPDLAGIPRAMFASR; this is encoded by the coding sequence CTGAGCGACCGTTCCACCGCGCCCCTGAGCGTGGCGGACGTACTGCGCCGGTCGGCCGACTGGCTCGGTGGGCGGGGATCGGACACGCCCCGTCTGGACGCCGAGATCCTCATTGGACACGCCTTGGGGATCGATCGCATCGCCCTCTATACGGACGGCGACCGACCGCTCACGCCGGACGAACTCGCCGCGTGCCGGTCCCTCGTTGCGCGCCGGGGTGAGATGGAGCCGGTGGCCCACATCATTGGCCGCCGGGCGTTCGGTCGCCTCGACCTCGAGGTGACGCTTGACGTGCTCGTTCCGCGCGCCGATACCGAGATCATCGTGGATGTGGTGGTGGAGGTGGCACCGGATGGCGCGCGCATCGCCGATTGGGGAACAGGCTCGGGGGCCATCGCCCTGTCGGTAGCGGACCTCCGGCCCGACGTCCACGTGATCGGACTCGAGCGCAGTCCCGCCGCGCTGGCGGTGGCCCGGCGGAACCTCGCGGCTAACCCATCGCTCGTGGATCGCGTGGACCTGCTGCAGAGCGACGGCATGGATGCGGTTGCCGGGGAGGTCTTCGACGTGGTCGTATCCAACCCGCCGTACCTCGTGCCCGCCGATCTCGATCGCCATCCACCGCTCCGGTTTGAGCCAGAGCAGGCACTGGTCGCGGGTCCCACGGGCACCGAGATCCATATACGGGTCATACGGGAGGCCGTGGCGCATCTCGCGCCCGGGGGCTGGATCGTGCTCGAGATCGGTGTGGGGCAGGGGGACGCGGTAACGACACTCCTCACGACCGCGGGCTTTTCGAACATCCGGACCCGTCCGGATCTGGCGGGAATCCCCCGGGCGATGTTCGCAAGCCGGTAG
- the atpB gene encoding ATP synthase F0 subunit A, translating to MMSLVRRIRGMILMAIGVGLSLPALALGKEGGSSAAFDPAEEFSTTAWVDLNLGFVDLSINKAVFYMLLSSAIIIVFGILVVRGGLKMRPTKAQNILEMTYEFAEQQVAAVTLPERVLKKWFPYLATLFLFIAVNNLISFIPLPTGPHTDTFRVVGDLGLYAATANINVTLALALMTFVAFLWEGFGTHGFFGYFKTLVPPGASKAITPFIFALELLSQLLRLVSLSVRLFANMLAGHLLIIMAAGFSILVGSLLGVLGIPFALFFYVFEWLLVAGLQAFIFALLSGVYIGYAAQSEH from the coding sequence GTGATGTCGCTCGTCCGTCGCATCCGCGGGATGATCCTGATGGCCATCGGCGTCGGCCTGTCGCTGCCGGCCCTCGCGTTGGGCAAGGAGGGCGGGAGCAGTGCGGCTTTCGACCCCGCCGAGGAGTTCTCCACCACCGCATGGGTGGACCTCAACCTCGGATTCGTCGATCTCAGCATCAACAAAGCTGTCTTTTACATGCTGCTGTCGAGCGCCATCATCATCGTGTTCGGAATCCTCGTCGTGCGTGGCGGGCTGAAGATGCGTCCCACGAAAGCGCAGAACATCCTCGAGATGACCTACGAGTTTGCCGAGCAGCAGGTGGCGGCGGTCACCCTGCCCGAGCGGGTGCTCAAGAAGTGGTTCCCCTACCTGGCGACGCTCTTCCTGTTTATCGCGGTTAACAATCTCATCTCATTCATCCCCCTTCCCACGGGGCCCCACACGGACACCTTTCGCGTGGTCGGCGACCTCGGGCTCTACGCTGCGACGGCGAACATCAACGTCACCCTCGCCCTCGCGCTGATGACCTTCGTGGCCTTCCTCTGGGAGGGCTTCGGTACCCACGGTTTTTTCGGGTACTTCAAGACTCTGGTGCCCCCGGGCGCCAGCAAGGCCATCACGCCCTTCATCTTCGCCCTTGAGTTGCTGTCCCAACTCCTGCGACTGGTCAGCCTCTCAGTGCGACTCTTTGCCAATATGCTCGCCGGCCACCTTCTCATCATCATGGCTGCGGGTTTCTCGATCCTGGTGGGCAGCCTTCTCGGCGTCCTCGGGATCCCGTTCGCCCTCTTCTTCTACGTGTTCGAGTGGCTGCTGGTCGCCGGTCTGCAGGCGTTCATCTTCGCCTTGCTGTCCGGTGTCTACATCGGCTACGCCGCGCAGTCCGAGCACTAA